A genomic window from Corvus moneduloides isolate bCorMon1 chromosome 11, bCorMon1.pri, whole genome shotgun sequence includes:
- the BHLHE40 gene encoding class E basic helix-loop-helix protein 40 — protein MERIPSAQPPPGCLGKLPALETGDLPGLDFAHMYQVYKPRRGLKRSEDNKETYKLPHRLIEKKRRDRINECIAQLKDLLPEHLKLTTLGHLEKAVVLELTLKHVKALTNLIEQQQQKIIALQNGLQAGDLSSRNLDSSQEMFRSGFQMCAKEMLQYLAKHENGKELKSSQLVSHLHRMASEVLQGGAARKAGDIPPKMVDLKEKPVPLGTAGEGHGKNCVPVIQRTFAHSSGEQSGSDTDTDSGYGGELEKSDSKSEQPYFKKDTDLKYAVQERISSIKQETEDPPAKRSRLESPQDEGPFGSDMMGSSSSFLGPHAHQPPLCLPFYLIPPSATAYLPMLEKCWYPASVPVLYPSLPASAAALTGFMNPDKISPPLLMPQRLPSPVPAHSPIDSSALLQALKQIPPLNLETKD, from the exons aTGGAGCGCATCCCCAgcgcgcagcccccgcccggCTGCCTGGGCAAGCTGCCCGCCCTGGAGACCGGAGACCTGCCGGG GCTGGACTTCGCGCACATGTACCAGGTGTACAAGCCCCGGAGGGGCTTAAAGAGGAGCGAGGACAACAAG gaGACCTACAAGCTGCCGCATCGGCTGATCGAGAAGAAGAGGCGCGACAGGATCAACGAGTGCATCGCGCAGCTGAAGGACCTGCTGCCCGAGCACCTCAAGCTGACG acTCTAGGTCACCTGGAGAAGGCTGTGGTTCTGGAGCTCACCTTGAAGCACGTGAAGGCACTGACCAATCTCAtcgagcagcagcagcagaagatcATCGCTTTGCAGAACGGTTTGCAGGCGG GTGACCTGTCATCGAGAAACCTTGATTCCAGCCAGGAAATGTTTCGATCTGGTTTCCAGATGTGTGCCAAGGAAATGCTGCAATACCTGGCAAAGCACGAGAACGGCAAGGAGCTGAAGTCGTCGCAGCTGGTCAGCCACCTGCACCGGATGGCCAGCGAGGTGCTGCAGGGCGGGGCTGCCCGCAAGGCTGGGGACATCCCTCCCAAAATGGTGGACTTGAAAGAGAAGCCGGTGCCCCTGGGCACGGCGGGCGAGGGCCACGGGAAGAACTGCGTGCCCGTGATCCAGCGGACATTCGCTCACTCCAGCGGGGAGCAGAGTGGCAGCGACACGGACACAGACAGCGGGTACgggggagagctggagaaaagtGACTCCAAATCGGAGCAGCCCTATTTCAAAAAGGATACCGACCTCAAGTACGCTGTCCAGGAGAGAATAAGCTCTATTAAGCAAGAGACTGAGGACCCCCCGGCCAAAAGGAGCCGGCTGGAGTCGCCGCAGGACGAGGGCCCTTTTGGCAGTGACATGATGggctcttccagcagcttcctgggcCCCCACGCTCACCAGCCTCCCCTGTGCCTGCCTTTCTACCTGATCCCGCCGTCTGCCACCGCCTACCTGCCCATGCTGGAGAAGTGCTGGTACCCGGCCTCGGTTCCCGTGTTGTACCCCAGCCTCCCGGCCTCTGCCGCAGCACTGACGGGCTTCATGAACCCTGACAAAATCTCCCCCCCTCTGCTGATGCCCCAGAGACTCCCTTCTCCTGTACCAGCCCATTCCCCCATCGActcctcagctctgcttcaAGCTTTGAAGCAGATTCCTCCTTTGAACTTGGAAACCAAAGACTGA